A DNA window from Pleurodeles waltl isolate 20211129_DDA chromosome 12, aPleWal1.hap1.20221129, whole genome shotgun sequence contains the following coding sequences:
- the LOC138268540 gene encoding lens fiber membrane intrinsic protein-like, with protein MYTLMGGGLLCAVSGLVLLIVATATDFWMQYRYSGSLSNQGLWRFCVAGKCHAHTITIAFWDATRAFMLLSILSCFAGIILGLTAFSSNAKAARIRSAGITLLIAGFFALLALSVYTGVTVNFFGKRYADWRFSWSYILGWIAVILTLSSGVFHICAYMRNGSQDTTNVVSG; from the exons ATGTATACCTTGATGGGAGGTGGCTTGCTGTGCGCAGTTTCAGGCCTGGTTCTCCTTATTGTTGCCACGGCGACAGACTTTTGGATGCAATATCGCTACTCGGGTAGCTTGAGCAATCAGGGGCTCTGGCGGTTTTGCGTAGCAGGAAAATGTCACGCCCACACCATCACCATTG CATTTTGGGATGCTACCAGGGCATTCATGCTTCTCTCCATCCTGTCTTGCTTCGCCGGGATCATTCTTGGGCTAACAGCGTTTTCCAGTAACGCCAAGGCCGCCCGCATCCGTTCCGCTGGAATCACCTTGCTAATCGCAG GTTTCTTTGCGTTGCTCGCACTATCCGTCTACACTGGGGTGACAGTGAATTTCTTCGGTAAACGCTACGCAGACTGGCGCTTCTCCTGGTCCTACATTCTTGGATGGATTGCCGTCATTCTCACCCTCTCCTCAG GTGTTTTCCACATTTGTGCCTACATGAGGAACGGATCCCAAGACACGACTAATGTGGTCAGTGGGTGA